Proteins encoded in a region of the Zea mays cultivar B73 chromosome 4, Zm-B73-REFERENCE-NAM-5.0, whole genome shotgun sequence genome:
- the LOC732761 gene encoding histidine kinase (The RefSeq protein has 6 substitutions compared to this genomic sequence), with protein MGGNKYCAAMTKRRWRGLAAAAWVLVAVACSAVMHWTMRRESMDRAEERLVSMCEERARMLQEQFGVTVNHVHAIAILIATFNYDKSPSAIDQDTFAKYTARTSFERPLLNGVAYAQRVFHHEREMFESQQGWIMNTMQREPAPPQVEYAPVIFSQDTVSYLARIDMMSGEEDRENILRARTTGKAVLTNPFRLLGSNHLGVVLTFAVYRPDLPADASVEQRVEATIGYLGGAFDVESLVENLLSKLAGNQDIVVNVYDVTNASEAMVLYGPSSSDERVPFLHVSMLDFGDPFRRHEMRCRYRQKLPMQWSAITNPLGTFVIWMLLGYSIAAAYSRYDKVTEDCRKMEELKTQAEAADVAKSQFLATVSHEIRTPMNGVLGMLDMLLGTDLTMTQKDYAQTAQMCGRALITLINDVLDRAKIEAGKLELEAVPFDLRSLMDDVISLFSSKSREKCIELAVFVCDNVPKDVLGDPWRFRQILTNLVGNAVKFTERGHVFVRVCLADNSNMEAGQVLNGAMNGKDGRVDSTTNGAFNTLSGFEAADRRNSWQYFKMLLSDKESLLDDLEGTNSDQSDSDHVTLAISIEDTGVGIPLQAQDRVFTPFMQADSSTSRNYGGTGIGLSISKCLAELMGGQISFVSRPFVGSTFTFSTTLKRSYKDISVDSSRSLSEALPTAFKGMKAILIDGRPVRSAVTRYHLKRLGITVQAVNNMSAVVKAFPGQNGATVSREKATILFIESDFWRPETDVQLLNHLREHKNRQLSDGHKVVLLVTSEADKDKYGSIFDIVMCKPIRASMIASSIQQLLKVEMPERRDNQNRPSFLRSLLVGKNILVVDDNKVNLRVAAAALKKYGANVSCVESGKDAISLLQPPHCFDACFMDVQMPEMDGFEATRQIRQTEMRVNEERKNKLVLIEGSTFVEYHLPVLAMTADVIQATYEKCIKSGMDGYVSKPFDEEQLYQAVSRLVVGTTDSTV; from the exons ATGGGGGGCAACAAGTACTGCGCGGCGATGACGAAGAGGAGATGGAGGGGGCTGGCAGCGGCCGCGTGGGTGCTAGTCGCGGTGGCTTGCTCCGCGGTGATGCACTGGACCATGCGCCGGGAGAGCATGGACCGCGCCGAGGAGCGCCTCGTCAGCATGTGCGAGGAGAGGGCCAGGATGCTGCAGGAGCAGTTCGGGGTCACCGTCAACCACGTCCACGCGATCGCCATTCTCATCGCCACCTTCAACTACGATAAGTCCCCTTCCGCTATCGACCAG GACACTTTTGCAAAATACACGGCAAGGACATCATTTGAGCGACCGCTACTCAATGGGGTGGCATATGCACAGCGTGTATTCCATCATGAGAGGGAAATGTTTGAAAGCCAGCAGGGATGGATTATGAATACAATGCAGCGGGAGCCTGCACCCCCGCAGGTTGAATATGCTCCAGTGATTTTCTCTCAGGATACTGTTTCCTACCTCGCACGCATTGACATGATGTCTGGAGAG GAGGACCGAGAAAACATTTTGCGGGCCAGGACTACTGGCAAAGCTGTGTTAACAAACCCATTTCGGTTGCTTGGATCAAACCACTTGGGAGTAGTTCTCACTTTTGCTGTGTACCGCCCTGATCTCCCCGCTGATGCATCAGTTGAGCAACGTGTGGAAGCAACTATTGG ATATCTTGGTGGAGCGTTTGATGTGGAGTCACTTGTGGAGAATTTGCTGAGCAAACTTGCTGGCAATCAGGATATTGTGGTGAATGTCTATGATGTCACAAATGCTTCAGAGGCTATGGTTTTGTATGGACCTTCTAGTTCGGATGAGCGCGTGCCTTTCTTGCATGTTAGCATGTTGGATTTTGGAGATCCGTTTAGGAGGCATGAAATGAGGTGCAG GTATAGACAAAAGCTTCCTATGCAGTGGTCTGCCATAACCAATCCTTTGGGCACATTTGTCATATGGATGCTTCTGGGGTATAGCATTGCCGCTGCATATTCTCGATATGACAAAGTTACAGAAGATTGTAGAAAGATGGAAGAGCTAAAAACGCAGGCAGAAGCTGCTGATGTTGCAAAGTCTCAG TTCCTGGCAACTGTGTCACATGAGATCAGAACACCTATGAATGGCGTCCTTG GAATGCTGGATATGCTTTTAGGAACAGATCTAACTATGACACAGAAGGATTATGCTCAAACTGCTCAAATGTGTGGCAGAGCATTGATAACGTTGATAAATGATGTCCTTGATCGAGCAAAGATTGAAGCTGGAAAGTTAGAGCTTGAAGCGGTGCCTTTTGACCTGCGTTCTCTCATGGATGATgttatttccttattttcttcAAAGTCACGGGAGAAGTGCATTGAG CTTGCAGTATTTGTATGTGACAATGTTCCGAAGGATGTTCTTGGAGATCCTTGGAGGTTTCGGCAGATACTAACAAATTTGGTCGGCAATGCAGTCAAA TTCACAGAACGGGGTCATGTATTTGTGCGGGTCTGTTTGGCTGATAACTCAAATATGGAAGCCGGTCAGGTCCTAAATGGAGCCATGAATGGGAAAGATGGTAGAGTTGATTCAACAACTAATGGTGCCTTCAATACTCTGAGTGGGTTTGAAGCAGCAGACAGACGAAATAGTTGGCAATATTTTAAGATGCTCCTCTCTGATAAGGAGTCCCTTTTGGATGATCTTGAGGGAACAAATTCTGATCAAAGTGATTCAGACCATGTCACACTAGCGATAAGTATTGAGGACACAGGTGTTGGGATACCATTGCAAGCACAAGATCGTGTTTTTACACCGTTTATGCAGGCTGATAGTTCAACTTCAAGGAATTATGGTGGTACTGGCATCGGTTTAAGCATTAGCAAGTGCCTAGCTGAACTTATGGGTGGGCAGATAAGTTTTGTCAGCCGTCCTTTTGTTGGAAGTACATTCACTTTCTCCACCACACTGAAGCGCTCATACAAAGATATTTCAGTTGATTCAAGTAGGAGCTTGTTAGAGGCACTACCAACTGCTTTTAAGGGAATGAAGGCCATCTTGATAGATGGGAGACCTGTACGTAGTGCTGTTACAAGATATCACCTCAAGAGGTTGGGAATAATTGTTCAAGTTGTGAACAATATGAGTGCAGTAGTAAAAGCTTTCCCTGGACAAAATGGAGCAACTGTTTCTAG GGAAAAGGCAACCATTCTTTTTATTGAGAGTGACTTTTGGAGGCCCGAGACAGATGTTCAGTTATTGAACCATCTACGCGAGCACAAGAATCGTCAGTTGTCTGATGGGCATAAGGTAGTTCTTTTGGTCACCTCCGAAGCTGATAAGGACAAGTATGGATCCATATTTGATATTGTGATGTGCAAGCCTATAAGGGCAAGCATGATTGCTTCATCTATTCAACAACTGCTCAAAGTAGAGATGCCTGAAAGAAGAAATAATCATAATCGGCCATCATTTCTTCGCAGCCTGCTGGTTGGGAAGAATATATTGGTAGTAGATGATAATAAAGTCAATCTTAGAGTCGCTGCAGCTGCACTCAAAAAGTACGGTGCTAATGTTAGCTGTGTTGAGAGTGGCAAAGATGCTATCAGTCTACTTCAACCCCCACATTGCTTTGACGCATGTTTTATGGATGTTCAGATGCCAGAGATGGATGG GTTTGAGGCAACAAGACAAATAAGGCAAACAGAGATGAGAGTTAACGAGGAAAGGAAGAATAAGTTGGTGTTGATTGAAGGCTCAACATTTGTTGAGTACCATTTGCCTGTTTTGGCGATGACAGCCGATGTTATCCAGGCAACTTACGAGAAGTGTATAAAATCGGGAATGGATGGATACGTGTCTAAACCCTTCGACGAGGAGCAGCTATACCAAGCAGTCTCCAGATTAATAGTGGGAACGACAGATTCGACTGTTTAA
- the LOC732761 gene encoding histidine kinase isoform X1 has translation MGGNKYCAAMTKRRWRGLAAAAWVLVAVACSAVMHWTMRRESMDRAEERLVSMCEERARMLQEQFGVTVNHVHAIAILIATFNYDKSPSAIDQDTFAKYTARTSFERPLLNGVAYAQRVFHHEREMFESQQGWIMNTMQREPAPPQVEYAPVIFSQDTVSYLARIDMMSGEEDRENILRARTTGKAVLTNPFRLLGSNHLGVVLTFAVYRPDLPADASVEQRVEATIGYLGGAFDVESLVENLLSKLAGNQDIVVNVYDVTNASEAMVLYGPSSSDERVPFLHVSMLDFGDPFRRHEMRYRQKLPMQWSAITNPLGTFVIWMLLGYSIAAAYSRYDKVTEDCRKMEELKTQAEAADVAKSQFLATVSHEIRTPMNGVLGMLDMLLGTDLTMTQKDYAQTAQMCGRALITLINDVLDRAKIEAGKLELEAVPFDLRSLMDDVISLFSSKSREKCIELAVFVCDNVPKDVLGDPWRFRQILTNLVGNAVKFTERGHVFVRVCLADNSNMEAGQVLNGAMNGKDGRVDSTTNGAFNTLSGFEAADRRNSWQYFKMLLSDKESLLDDLEGTNSDQSDSDHVTLAISIEDTGVGIPLQAQDRVFTPFMQADSSTSRNYGGTGIGLSISKCLAELMGGQISFVSRPFVGSTFTFSTTLKRSYKDISVDSSRSLLEALPTAFKGMKAILIDGRPVRSAVTRYHLKRLGIIVQVVNNMSAVVKAFPGQNGATVSREKATILFIESDFWRPETDVQLLNHLREHKNRQLSDGHKVVLLVTSEADKDKYGSIFDIVMCKPIRASMIASSIQQLLKVEMPERRNNHNRPSFLRSLLVGKNILVVDDNKVNLRVAAAALKKYGANVSCVESGKDAISLLQPPHCFDACFMDVQMPEMDGFEATRQIRQTEMRVNEERKNKLVLIEGSTFVEYHLPVLAMTADVIQATYEKCIKSGMDGYVSKPFDEEQLYQAVSRLIVGTTDSTV, from the exons ATGGGGGGCAACAAGTACTGCGCGGCGATGACGAAGAGGAGATGGAGGGGGCTGGCAGCGGCCGCGTGGGTGCTAGTCGCGGTGGCTTGCTCCGCGGTGATGCACTGGACCATGCGCCGGGAGAGCATGGACCGCGCCGAGGAGCGCCTCGTCAGCATGTGCGAGGAGAGGGCCAGGATGCTGCAGGAGCAGTTCGGGGTCACCGTCAACCACGTCCACGCGATCGCCATTCTCATCGCCACCTTCAACTACGATAAGTCCCCTTCCGCTATCGACCAG GACACTTTTGCAAAATACACGGCAAGGACATCATTTGAGCGACCGCTACTCAATGGGGTGGCATATGCACAGCGTGTATTCCATCATGAGAGGGAAATGTTTGAAAGCCAGCAGGGATGGATTATGAATACAATGCAGCGGGAGCCTGCACCCCCGCAGGTTGAATATGCTCCAGTGATTTTCTCTCAGGATACTGTTTCCTACCTCGCACGCATTGACATGATGTCTGGAGAG GAGGACCGAGAAAACATTTTGCGGGCCAGGACTACTGGCAAAGCTGTGTTAACAAACCCATTTCGGTTGCTTGGATCAAACCACTTGGGAGTAGTTCTCACTTTTGCTGTGTACCGCCCTGATCTCCCCGCTGATGCATCAGTTGAGCAACGTGTGGAAGCAACTATTGG ATATCTTGGTGGAGCGTTTGATGTGGAGTCACTTGTGGAGAATTTGCTGAGCAAACTTGCTGGCAATCAGGATATTGTGGTGAATGTCTATGATGTCACAAATGCTTCAGAGGCTATGGTTTTGTATGGACCTTCTAGTTCGGATGAGCGCGTGCCTTTCTTGCATGTTAGCATGTTGGATTTTGGAGATCCGTTTAGGAGGCATGAAATGAG GTATAGACAAAAGCTTCCTATGCAGTGGTCTGCCATAACCAATCCTTTGGGCACATTTGTCATATGGATGCTTCTGGGGTATAGCATTGCCGCTGCATATTCTCGATATGACAAAGTTACAGAAGATTGTAGAAAGATGGAAGAGCTAAAAACGCAGGCAGAAGCTGCTGATGTTGCAAAGTCTCAG TTCCTGGCAACTGTGTCACATGAGATCAGAACACCTATGAATGGCGTCCTTG GAATGCTGGATATGCTTTTAGGAACAGATCTAACTATGACACAGAAGGATTATGCTCAAACTGCTCAAATGTGTGGCAGAGCATTGATAACGTTGATAAATGATGTCCTTGATCGAGCAAAGATTGAAGCTGGAAAGTTAGAGCTTGAAGCGGTGCCTTTTGACCTGCGTTCTCTCATGGATGATgttatttccttattttcttcAAAGTCACGGGAGAAGTGCATTGAG CTTGCAGTATTTGTATGTGACAATGTTCCGAAGGATGTTCTTGGAGATCCTTGGAGGTTTCGGCAGATACTAACAAATTTGGTCGGCAATGCAGTCAAA TTCACAGAACGGGGTCATGTATTTGTGCGGGTCTGTTTGGCTGATAACTCAAATATGGAAGCCGGTCAGGTCCTAAATGGAGCCATGAATGGGAAAGATGGTAGAGTTGATTCAACAACTAATGGTGCCTTCAATACTCTGAGTGGGTTTGAAGCAGCAGACAGACGAAATAGTTGGCAATATTTTAAGATGCTCCTCTCTGATAAGGAGTCCCTTTTGGATGATCTTGAGGGAACAAATTCTGATCAAAGTGATTCAGACCATGTCACACTAGCGATAAGTATTGAGGACACAGGTGTTGGGATACCATTGCAAGCACAAGATCGTGTTTTTACACCGTTTATGCAGGCTGATAGTTCAACTTCAAGGAATTATGGTGGTACTGGCATCGGTTTAAGCATTAGCAAGTGCCTAGCTGAACTTATGGGTGGGCAGATAAGTTTTGTCAGCCGTCCTTTTGTTGGAAGTACATTCACTTTCTCCACCACACTGAAGCGCTCATACAAAGATATTTCAGTTGATTCAAGTAGGAGCTTGTTAGAGGCACTACCAACTGCTTTTAAGGGAATGAAGGCCATCTTGATAGATGGGAGACCTGTACGTAGTGCTGTTACAAGATATCACCTCAAGAGGTTGGGAATAATTGTTCAAGTTGTGAACAATATGAGTGCAGTAGTAAAAGCTTTCCCTGGACAAAATGGAGCAACTGTTTCTAG GGAAAAGGCAACCATTCTTTTTATTGAGAGTGACTTTTGGAGGCCCGAGACAGATGTTCAGTTATTGAACCATCTACGCGAGCACAAGAATCGTCAGTTGTCTGATGGGCATAAGGTAGTTCTTTTGGTCACCTCCGAAGCTGATAAGGACAAGTATGGATCCATATTTGATATTGTGATGTGCAAGCCTATAAGGGCAAGCATGATTGCTTCATCTATTCAACAACTGCTCAAAGTAGAGATGCCTGAAAGAAGAAATAATCATAATCGGCCATCATTTCTTCGCAGCCTGCTGGTTGGGAAGAATATATTGGTAGTAGATGATAATAAAGTCAATCTTAGAGTCGCTGCAGCTGCACTCAAAAAGTACGGTGCTAATGTTAGCTGTGTTGAGAGTGGCAAAGATGCTATCAGTCTACTTCAACCCCCACATTGCTTTGACGCATGTTTTATGGATGTTCAGATGCCAGAGATGGATGG GTTTGAGGCAACAAGACAAATAAGGCAAACAGAGATGAGAGTTAACGAGGAAAGGAAGAATAAGTTGGTGTTGATTGAAGGCTCAACATTTGTTGAGTACCATTTGCCTGTTTTGGCGATGACAGCCGATGTTATCCAGGCAACTTACGAGAAGTGTATAAAATCGGGAATGGATGGATACGTGTCTAAACCCTTCGACGAGGAGCAGCTATACCAAGCAGTCTCCAGATTAATAGTGGGAACGACAGATTCGACTGTTTAA